One Pseudomonas abieticivorans genomic region harbors:
- the hexR gene encoding transcriptional regulator HexR — MNLLQHIAQSRHLLRKSELKVADHVLLDPAAVMHSSMADLAHNVGISEPTIVRFCRAIGCSGFQDLKLKLAQSLAAGASFGQFAIHEDDSVADYSLKIFDTTLHTLMEVREHLDPHALQRAVTAMAAAQRVEFYGFGASGAVAADAQHKFFRLLLTAAAYSDPHMQAMSAVTLKTGDVAICISQSGRSKDLLITANLVRESGATLITLCPSQTPLAELSTVNLAIDVHEDTEIYTPLTSRIAHLVVIDVLAMGVAMARGPSLVNHLKSVKRSLRSLRLSPKSIKALDD; from the coding sequence TTGAACCTGTTGCAACACATCGCCCAGTCTCGCCATCTGTTACGCAAGTCGGAGCTCAAGGTCGCTGACCATGTGCTGCTCGACCCTGCGGCTGTGATGCACAGTTCCATGGCCGACCTGGCCCACAACGTGGGCATCAGTGAACCGACCATCGTGCGCTTCTGCCGTGCGATCGGTTGCTCCGGTTTTCAGGACCTGAAACTCAAGCTGGCGCAAAGCCTGGCGGCAGGCGCCAGTTTCGGCCAGTTCGCGATCCACGAGGATGACTCGGTAGCCGACTACAGCCTGAAGATCTTCGACACCACGTTGCACACGCTGATGGAGGTGCGCGAGCACCTGGACCCGCATGCATTGCAACGCGCGGTGACGGCCATGGCGGCCGCGCAGCGGGTCGAGTTCTACGGTTTTGGTGCGTCGGGCGCGGTGGCGGCAGATGCCCAGCATAAATTCTTCCGCTTGTTGCTGACCGCGGCGGCGTATTCCGACCCACACATGCAGGCAATGTCGGCAGTCACCCTGAAAACCGGTGACGTGGCGATCTGTATCTCGCAGTCAGGCCGCTCCAAAGACCTGCTGATCACCGCCAACCTGGTCCGCGAAAGTGGTGCCACGCTGATCACCTTGTGCCCGAGCCAAACGCCGTTGGCCGAACTGTCCACGGTCAACCTGGCCATCGACGTGCACGAAGACACCGAGATCTATACCCCGCTGACCTCGCGTATTGCCCACCTGGTAGTGATCGACGTGCTGGCCATGGGCGTTGCCATGGCCCGCGGCCCAAGCCTGGTCAACCACCTCAAGAGCGTGAAGCGCAGCTTGCGCAGCCTGCGGTTGTCGCCCAAGTCGATCAAGGCGTTGGACGATTGA
- a CDS encoding PA3496 family putative envelope integrity protein yields MARYFDGSQEPGNKQSKRQQEDQRRMEFRRAIESYSEQRRLLQEISDYPDIQGINYWAAPAAGRKSAQPAR; encoded by the coding sequence ATGGCTCGTTACTTCGATGGCTCGCAAGAACCTGGCAACAAACAAAGCAAACGTCAGCAGGAAGATCAGCGGCGCATGGAGTTTCGCCGGGCGATCGAGAGTTACTCCGAGCAGCGCCGCCTGCTGCAGGAAATTTCCGACTACCCCGATATTCAGGGGATCAACTACTGGGCCGCGCCTGCGGCTGGCCGGAAAAGCGCTCAACCAGCACGCTGA
- a CDS encoding LysR family transcriptional regulator yields MRKSLMRMTLRQLQIFNEVCDLRSYSRAAEEMSLTQPAVSLQIRQLEELVGQPLFEYVGKKLYLTEAAEALQRASRDIFGRLESFDMQLSDMQGSLQGQLKLAVESSAKYFVPHLFAAFKKLHPEVNLTLTVVNRAQAIRRLSDNRDDLIIMSMVPQDMGLEFMPFLNNPIVAVAPPGHPLCALERLRLQDLEPHTLLIREQGSGTRKACEEFFKDKRVHFTQTLEVASAEAQRECVIAGLGLAMLTRHALNMELSMGTLVELPVEELPLYRSWCIVQAKAKRQSPVALAFLAFIRTERAQISVLVERFSGQPQARPSS; encoded by the coding sequence ATGCGTAAGTCATTGATGCGTATGACATTGCGTCAATTACAGATCTTTAACGAGGTGTGTGATTTACGCTCTTACAGCCGTGCGGCAGAAGAAATGTCGCTTACGCAACCCGCCGTAAGCCTACAAATTCGTCAGCTGGAAGAGTTGGTGGGCCAACCATTATTCGAATACGTGGGCAAAAAACTCTACCTCACCGAGGCCGCCGAGGCCTTGCAACGGGCCAGCCGCGATATCTTTGGGCGCCTGGAGAGCTTCGACATGCAGTTGTCCGACATGCAAGGCTCGCTGCAAGGGCAATTGAAGCTGGCGGTGGAGTCCAGCGCCAAGTATTTCGTGCCGCACCTGTTTGCCGCTTTCAAAAAGCTCCACCCGGAGGTCAACCTGACCCTGACCGTGGTCAACCGGGCGCAAGCCATTCGCAGGCTTTCGGACAACCGTGACGACCTGATCATCATGTCCATGGTGCCTCAGGACATGGGCCTGGAGTTCATGCCCTTCCTGAACAACCCGATTGTCGCGGTGGCTCCCCCGGGTCACCCGCTGTGTGCCCTGGAGCGCTTGCGCCTGCAAGACCTGGAGCCGCACACGCTGCTGATCCGCGAGCAAGGCTCGGGAACGCGCAAGGCCTGCGAAGAGTTCTTCAAGGACAAACGCGTGCACTTCACCCAGACACTGGAGGTGGCCTCGGCCGAAGCCCAGCGTGAATGTGTGATCGCCGGCCTTGGGCTGGCCATGCTGACCCGGCATGCGCTGAACATGGAGCTGAGCATGGGCACGCTGGTGGAGCTGCCAGTGGAGGAGCTGCCGCTTTACCGCAGTTGGTGCATCGTGCAGGCCAAGGCCAAGCGGCAATCACCGGTGGCCTTGGCATTCCTGGCGTTCATTCGCACCGAACGTGCGCAGATCAGCGTGCTGGTTGAGCGCTTTTCCGGCCAGCCGCAGGCGCGGCCCAGTAGTTGA